In Candidatus Nitronauta litoralis, one DNA window encodes the following:
- a CDS encoding transglutaminase domain-containing protein, whose amino-acid sequence MTPPPLLIGGALLFWGLYAEMIIPAALCAIIVESPRWTGWRLQISEPEVRRVWLLTCLILLSVMVFSFVELGGLLMFSRASLYSPLIFFPLALVQAFHAKSALEFKTLFLKSKEHLSLTGSRPLAVNWLYLYLILILISTGLQARGPATLGGGLTSLASGSRFYLGAAILLSVALWKFRPRGTSPVLWVVLFLISGAMGVMGNLGIHAAQEIIDREVIQFMMKKMQQNLDPYKTSTAIGRLGELKLYGRIVFRVKQFKGEDDQFLLAQNGYTVYRSPNWFSPRGGFRPIYPEANGWDWRFGPNTDFRQVLEVTRPLENGSGFLPLPINTSFLGNLPAGSLLRNQQGGLLVQSGPEWTKYTIKAGDENNLIGSPTDADLSIPPYLMGILKPALDQLQLNRVPVSTVPEHLRKFFKAGFTYQLKGTGAPEQVDPLDNFLNRTRAGHCEYFATATTLLLRAAGIPARYMVGYSVHERDPVNNQFIVRQRNAHSWALAWIEGEWVEVDTTPPSWIAFENEQASSLEWVGDLFGRLKMALVDWRWFQEKENNGHEPWLLMFTAFIFYLGWKIARRVRFNRKLKTSSQNNTSSQQIKRTPFSRIENYLENKVGPRHPDETYRIWLERVSEEAGNERLQEELERMLNEHYRMRFDPAFDKTDNEKRLQEEVDDWLGRQEDFSGSQSRSSSSIS is encoded by the coding sequence ATGACACCACCTCCCTTATTAATCGGTGGCGCTTTATTGTTCTGGGGCTTGTACGCGGAAATGATCATTCCCGCTGCCCTCTGCGCAATTATCGTTGAATCACCAAGATGGACCGGTTGGAGACTCCAGATTTCCGAACCGGAAGTTCGACGGGTTTGGTTACTGACCTGCCTGATCCTGTTGTCGGTAATGGTGTTTTCTTTTGTCGAGCTGGGCGGGTTGTTAATGTTTTCGAGAGCATCGCTTTACAGTCCATTGATTTTTTTTCCGCTGGCCCTGGTCCAGGCGTTTCATGCCAAATCCGCTCTGGAATTCAAAACCCTGTTCCTGAAATCAAAAGAACATCTAAGTCTCACGGGTAGCAGGCCTCTCGCCGTTAACTGGTTGTATCTGTATCTGATCCTGATTCTGATTTCTACCGGATTGCAGGCCCGAGGTCCGGCAACTCTTGGAGGAGGTTTGACTTCGCTTGCCAGTGGTTCGCGTTTTTATTTGGGAGCCGCCATCCTGCTTTCAGTCGCGCTCTGGAAATTTCGACCCAGGGGAACCTCACCCGTCCTCTGGGTTGTTCTCTTTCTGATATCCGGAGCCATGGGGGTGATGGGCAATCTTGGCATCCACGCCGCGCAGGAAATTATCGACCGCGAAGTGATCCAGTTTATGATGAAGAAAATGCAGCAAAACCTGGATCCCTATAAAACGTCCACTGCTATTGGCCGACTGGGGGAACTGAAACTTTACGGACGCATCGTGTTTCGTGTAAAGCAATTTAAAGGAGAGGACGATCAGTTTTTGCTGGCCCAAAACGGTTATACCGTATACAGATCCCCCAACTGGTTTTCACCTCGGGGAGGTTTCCGCCCCATTTACCCGGAAGCCAACGGATGGGATTGGCGCTTCGGACCTAACACCGATTTCCGTCAGGTTTTGGAGGTCACAAGGCCGCTGGAAAACGGATCCGGGTTTCTTCCCCTGCCCATAAACACATCATTTCTGGGAAACCTGCCGGCCGGATCGCTATTAAGAAATCAACAGGGAGGATTGTTGGTGCAAAGTGGTCCGGAATGGACAAAATATACAATCAAGGCCGGGGACGAAAACAATCTTATAGGATCGCCAACGGACGCGGACCTTTCGATTCCCCCCTATTTAATGGGTATTCTGAAACCTGCTCTCGACCAGTTGCAGTTGAATAGGGTTCCGGTTTCCACTGTTCCCGAACATTTGAGAAAATTTTTTAAAGCAGGTTTTACTTATCAATTAAAAGGAACCGGAGCACCGGAACAAGTCGATCCTCTCGACAACTTTTTAAATCGGACGCGTGCCGGGCATTGTGAATATTTTGCAACTGCCACCACTTTGCTGCTACGCGCCGCAGGAATTCCTGCGCGCTATATGGTGGGCTACTCGGTTCACGAACGCGATCCGGTTAACAACCAGTTTATCGTGCGGCAACGCAATGCGCACAGTTGGGCACTGGCCTGGATTGAAGGTGAGTGGGTAGAGGTGGATACCACTCCACCTTCATGGATTGCGTTTGAAAATGAACAGGCCTCATCACTGGAATGGGTCGGGGATCTATTCGGACGACTAAAAATGGCTCTTGTCGACTGGCGATGGTTTCAGGAAAAAGAAAATAACGGTCATGAGCCCTGGCTGTTGATGTTCACTGCTTTCATATTTTATCTGGGTTGGAAAATAGCAAGGCGCGTTCGGTTTAACCGGAAGCTCAAGACATCATCTCAAAACAACACAAGCTCTCAACAAATCAAGCGCACACCATTTTCAAGGATAGAAAATTATCTGGAAAACAAGGTAGGCCCTCGTCATCCCGATGAAACCTATCGAATCTGGCTGGAGCGAGTATCCGAAGAAGCAGGAAATGAAAGGTTACAAGAAGAGCTTGAGAGGATGCTCAATGAACATTACCGCATGCGTTTTGATCCGGCTTTTGATAAAACTGACAACGAAAAACGGCTTCAGGAAGAAGTCGACGATTGGCTTGGCAGGCAGGAAGATTTTAGTGGTAGTCAATCCAGATCATCAAGTTCAATTTCGTAA
- a CDS encoding DUF58 domain-containing protein — protein MQKYFTPVGLVALGGWAMAGNLGLAPGSTQMYQVFSLLSVLFFVAWLSRFTFRKNFNVKRKLPRWVTAGETIQYPVRIQNLSKAPVSGLSLLEDQSHLLPEQKDYLKDNIQIKHGSKKTKNISGLEKWFQKLRKNRRVLVGEGFAPELQGGEEAEVRMELNAIKRGYHRFKKLYLAQRDPFGLLRFLQPFEQKQSLLILPKLYRIPPIQLPGKRHHQPRGVTLASHVGESEEFVGLRDYRPGDPLRDIHWRSWAKSGEPVVKQYQDEFFSRQALILDTFTEDEESPVFEDAVSIAASFVNNIDLQDSLLDLMFIGTEAYCFTSGRNLGSAERMLEILASVESCSSQKFSSLTRQVQERTGMMSGCILVLLSWDDQRQELVRFIRSKYIPVTVVVVQENAPETPLEPGPMQDLTERFHVATVGAIQEGLNRL, from the coding sequence ATGCAAAAATATTTCACACCCGTGGGCCTTGTCGCCTTGGGTGGATGGGCCATGGCAGGTAACCTGGGACTCGCTCCGGGATCGACTCAAATGTACCAGGTGTTTTCGCTTCTTTCCGTCCTGTTCTTCGTAGCCTGGTTAAGCCGGTTCACCTTTCGCAAAAATTTTAATGTAAAACGGAAGCTGCCCCGCTGGGTTACCGCCGGCGAAACCATTCAATACCCCGTACGAATTCAAAACCTCTCCAAAGCCCCTGTTTCCGGGCTTTCCCTGCTGGAAGACCAGTCGCATTTGCTACCAGAACAAAAAGATTACTTAAAAGACAATATACAAATCAAACATGGTTCAAAGAAAACAAAAAACATCAGTGGATTGGAAAAATGGTTTCAAAAACTACGTAAGAACCGACGCGTACTAGTCGGGGAAGGCTTTGCCCCGGAATTACAAGGAGGAGAGGAAGCCGAGGTTCGCATGGAACTCAATGCGATCAAACGAGGCTACCATCGTTTTAAAAAACTTTATCTTGCCCAACGCGACCCTTTTGGGCTTTTAAGATTTTTGCAACCTTTCGAACAAAAGCAATCCCTGCTGATCCTTCCAAAGTTGTATCGCATTCCCCCGATACAGCTTCCAGGAAAACGGCATCATCAACCACGTGGAGTTACTTTGGCATCCCACGTGGGTGAAAGCGAGGAGTTTGTCGGCTTGCGCGATTACCGTCCTGGAGATCCACTGCGCGATATCCACTGGCGATCCTGGGCCAAGTCCGGTGAACCGGTGGTCAAACAGTATCAGGACGAATTTTTCTCGAGGCAGGCCCTCATTCTGGACACCTTCACTGAAGACGAAGAATCACCTGTCTTCGAAGACGCTGTTTCGATTGCAGCATCCTTTGTAAACAATATCGACTTGCAGGATTCACTGCTCGATTTAATGTTCATCGGCACCGAGGCCTACTGTTTTACATCCGGCCGAAACCTGGGCAGTGCCGAACGCATGCTGGAAATACTTGCGTCGGTTGAAAGTTGCTCTTCACAAAAATTTTCTTCACTGACCCGGCAGGTTCAGGAAAGAACCGGAATGATGAGTGGTTGTATTCTTGTTTTATTGTCGTGGGATGATCAGCGGCAGGAGCTGGTCCGCTTTATAAGATCGAAATACATTCCCGTCACCGTAGTGGTTGTTCAGGAAAACGCTCCCGAGACCCCACTCGAGCCCGGCCCCATGCAGGATCTGACCGAAAGGTTTCACGTTGCCACCGTAGGCGCGATTCAGGAAGGGCTGAATCGATTATGA
- a CDS encoding MoxR family ATPase, whose product MDPVLPENTLQSFERITSNIEKVMRGQSDSIQKLLVALISGGHVLLEDFPGTGKTTLAKALAQSIDASFKRIQFTPDLLPSDIVGVSVFSQSDQEFHFHEGPVFGDIVLADEINRASPRTQSALLEAMGEGHVTVDGKKRFLGELFFVIATQNPVEFHGTYPLPEAQMDRFAIQFNLGYVSPEDETGMLSDQLLGHPLENLTPCITRNEILQIKQQVKLIRISDELKRYAVDLVTATRTAEGVQMGASPRASLALMKTAQARALIEGSPFVRPEDIHTMAIPVIAHRLVLNSQARFSGRENREIVQNILETIPVPV is encoded by the coding sequence ATGGACCCGGTTCTTCCAGAAAATACACTGCAATCTTTCGAACGGATCACCAGTAACATTGAAAAGGTGATGCGTGGCCAATCGGACTCCATTCAAAAGCTATTGGTGGCCCTCATTAGCGGAGGGCATGTGCTGCTCGAAGATTTCCCAGGAACTGGAAAAACCACTCTCGCAAAAGCCCTCGCGCAATCCATCGACGCTTCTTTCAAGCGCATCCAGTTCACTCCTGACCTGTTGCCATCCGACATCGTCGGAGTTTCGGTATTCAGTCAATCGGACCAGGAGTTTCACTTCCACGAGGGCCCGGTGTTTGGCGACATCGTTCTTGCAGACGAAATCAATCGCGCTTCACCGCGAACACAATCGGCCTTGCTGGAAGCGATGGGCGAAGGCCATGTGACGGTAGATGGTAAAAAACGTTTTCTTGGAGAACTGTTTTTTGTGATCGCGACGCAAAACCCGGTGGAGTTTCACGGCACCTACCCTCTGCCCGAAGCCCAAATGGACCGCTTCGCGATTCAGTTCAACCTCGGATACGTTTCGCCCGAAGATGAAACAGGAATGTTGAGCGATCAGTTGCTTGGACATCCCTTGGAAAATCTTACCCCCTGCATCACGCGCAACGAAATTCTTCAAATCAAGCAGCAGGTCAAATTGATCCGGATCAGCGATGAACTGAAACGCTACGCAGTAGATCTGGTCACGGCCACCCGAACGGCAGAGGGGGTGCAGATGGGAGCCAGTCCCCGTGCTTCCCTGGCGTTGATGAAAACGGCTCAGGCCCGCGCCTTGATCGAGGGTTCTCCATTCGTCAGGCCGGAGGATATACACACCATGGCCATACCGGTGATCGCACATCGCCTGGTTTTGAATTCTCAGGCGCGCTTTTCCGGTCGGGAAAACCGGGAGATCGTCCAGAACATTCTGGAAACCATCCCAGTTCCTGTGTAA
- a CDS encoding cysteine hydrolase, which produces MTKRALVIVDLQNDYFPNGKWTLDGIEDAAENTAKLIAKFREAGEPVIHIRHEFPADGAPFFAEGSEGAKIHEKVQPIEGEPVVLKHQVNSFLETNLKEVLDDNKIEDLVICGAMSHMCIDATARAASDFGYKCTLIHDACATRAQEFNGMEVPAEQVHATYMASLGFAYAKVVSTDEFANE; this is translated from the coding sequence GTGACTAAACGAGCCCTGGTGATAGTTGATTTGCAAAACGATTATTTTCCTAATGGTAAATGGACTCTTGATGGTATCGAAGATGCCGCAGAAAATACGGCGAAGCTCATTGCAAAGTTTCGTGAAGCGGGAGAACCGGTGATCCACATCAGGCATGAATTCCCTGCCGATGGTGCGCCCTTCTTTGCCGAAGGATCAGAAGGCGCAAAAATTCATGAGAAAGTTCAGCCGATAGAAGGTGAGCCGGTCGTCCTGAAACATCAGGTCAACAGTTTTCTGGAAACGAATTTGAAGGAAGTTCTGGACGATAACAAGATAGAGGACTTGGTGATTTGCGGTGCCATGAGTCATATGTGTATCGATGCGACTGCACGTGCGGCGAGCGACTTTGGTTACAAGTGCACATTGATTCACGATGCCTGTGCGACGCGCGCTCAGGAGTTTAATGGTATGGAAGTTCCCGCCGAGCAGGTCCACGCCACTTATATGGCGTCGCTTGGCTTTGCCTATGCCAAAGTAGTTTCAACAGATGAGTTTGCTAACGAATAA
- a CDS encoding ATP phosphoribosyltransferase, translated as MSGNVLKLGIPKGSLQDATAALFGKAGYDVKVSSRSYFPTIDDDEIECMLIRAQEMARYVADGLLDAGLTGKDWIMENRVDVVEIADLVYSKASSRPVRWVLAVPNDSPVKSVKDLEGKRIATEAVNMTVDYLKKHGVTASVEFSWGATEVKPPKLADAIVEVTETGSSLRANNLRIVETLMESNTKFIMNKEAYNDPWKRDKVERLVMMLKGAMDANKKVGLMMNAPKSACEAIQNILPPGTKPTVAELSDKGWVDLTVILEEKMVRDIVPNLKKAGAEDIAEFPLNKIIH; from the coding sequence ATGAGCGGAAACGTACTCAAACTGGGAATTCCAAAAGGCAGTCTGCAAGATGCCACTGCCGCCCTTTTCGGCAAGGCCGGATACGATGTTAAAGTCAGCAGCCGGTCCTACTTCCCCACTATCGATGACGATGAAATCGAGTGCATGCTCATCCGTGCACAGGAAATGGCACGTTATGTTGCCGACGGTTTACTGGATGCCGGACTCACCGGGAAAGACTGGATAATGGAGAACCGCGTGGACGTGGTTGAAATCGCGGACCTCGTCTATTCCAAAGCATCATCGCGCCCGGTACGCTGGGTGTTGGCAGTTCCAAACGATTCCCCTGTTAAATCGGTGAAAGACCTTGAAGGTAAGCGCATTGCAACAGAAGCGGTGAATATGACGGTCGACTACCTGAAAAAACACGGCGTCACCGCCTCAGTAGAATTTTCCTGGGGTGCAACGGAAGTGAAACCTCCGAAACTCGCCGATGCCATCGTGGAAGTGACAGAAACTGGAAGCTCACTGCGCGCCAACAACCTGCGCATCGTCGAAACATTGATGGAATCCAACACCAAGTTCATCATGAACAAGGAAGCGTATAACGATCCCTGGAAACGCGACAAGGTGGAACGATTGGTCATGATGCTGAAAGGGGCGATGGATGCGAACAAAAAAGTGGGCCTCATGATGAACGCCCCCAAATCCGCCTGTGAAGCGATCCAGAATATCCTGCCACCGGGAACCAAGCCCACCGTCGCAGAACTTTCGGATAAGGGTTGGGTCGACCTCACTGTGATTCTTGAAGAAAAAATGGTGCGCGATATCGTACCGAATCTCAAGAAAGCCGGCGCGGAAGACATTGCAGAGTTTCCTCTCAATAAAATCATCCACTGA
- the hisI gene encoding phosphoribosyl-AMP cyclohydrolase, whose product MELDFEKMGGLVPAIIQDHETGKVLMLAYMNKIAWEKTLETGKAWFYSRSRDKQWMKGESSGHVQVVKEVFVDCDDDTVLLKVEQIGGAACHKGYESCFFRKLNGETTIVGERKFDPDKVYNK is encoded by the coding sequence ATGGAACTCGATTTCGAGAAAATGGGCGGGCTGGTTCCCGCTATAATTCAGGACCACGAAACGGGAAAGGTTCTGATGCTGGCCTACATGAACAAAATCGCTTGGGAGAAAACCCTGGAAACCGGAAAGGCTTGGTTTTACAGTCGTTCCCGGGACAAACAATGGATGAAAGGCGAATCCAGTGGACATGTCCAGGTGGTCAAGGAAGTGTTTGTCGATTGTGATGATGACACGGTCCTCCTTAAAGTAGAGCAAATTGGTGGCGCCGCCTGCCACAAAGGCTACGAAAGCTGTTTCTTCCGGAAGTTGAATGGCGAAACCACAATAGTGGGCGAACGCAAGTTTGACCCCGACAAGGTTTATAACAAATAA
- a CDS encoding YqgE/AlgH family protein, whose translation METPEYGKGSFLIANPVLPDPNFSRTVVLLCNHNEEGSFGLVVNRTAELGASELFPESDLLKNYDAEIYIGGPVQQSQVFYLVKHQGDLPGLEQVCDGVHLGMSWEHLEEIFSEIENPEHDLRFFLGYSGWAGGQLAGEMDQRSWLVHDASQHHVFSTVSDHLWHEVVRSMGKEYEYLLNAPVDPRMN comes from the coding sequence ATGGAAACCCCCGAGTACGGAAAAGGATCATTCCTGATTGCCAATCCGGTATTGCCCGATCCCAACTTTTCAAGGACGGTTGTTTTGCTTTGCAACCACAATGAAGAAGGTTCCTTCGGGTTGGTGGTCAATCGTACGGCCGAGCTTGGTGCCAGCGAGCTGTTTCCGGAAAGTGACTTACTGAAAAACTATGATGCAGAGATTTATATTGGAGGTCCGGTTCAGCAATCTCAGGTTTTCTATCTGGTAAAACACCAGGGTGATCTTCCGGGATTGGAACAAGTATGCGATGGCGTGCATCTTGGTATGAGCTGGGAGCATCTTGAGGAGATATTTTCTGAAATAGAAAATCCGGAGCACGACCTGAGATTTTTCCTGGGATATTCAGGCTGGGCTGGTGGGCAATTAGCCGGGGAGATGGACCAGCGCAGCTGGCTGGTTCACGATGCCAGTCAGCACCATGTGTTTTCTACCGTATCTGATCACCTGTGGCATGAGGTGGTGCGTTCGATGGGTAAGGAGTATGAATATCTGTTGAACGCTCCGGTCGATCCACGAATGAATTAA
- a CDS encoding RluA family pseudouridine synthase encodes MTKLFRPPPTEQIYRSHLPGRYSGFQIEKYFADRFPYQSEECWQKMLNAGKITVNGVAAKPGLKVYLHDFIVTRMAPRQEPAANCNLNVIFENPHLRVFNKGAPLPVHPSGRYFQNSMTEILKKKYPGETPRPVQRLDAMTTGVTVFAKTRKAARYLMKALQNKKIEKEYWALVEGVPAQNNFIVDLPIGKVYGSARSCEPDAMNKKPAQTRVEWIASRDGKSLLRVIPLTGRTNQIRVHLAACGLPITNDGVYGSHLKSEAEGLGLHAYRMRFNCLGRNYQFKAPLPGHLMDFNEYVYDRLS; translated from the coding sequence ATGACCAAACTTTTCCGTCCTCCGCCAACAGAACAAATCTATCGCTCTCATTTGCCGGGTCGCTATAGCGGTTTCCAGATTGAGAAATATTTTGCCGACCGCTTTCCCTATCAAAGTGAGGAATGTTGGCAGAAAATGCTAAACGCAGGGAAAATCACAGTTAACGGTGTTGCGGCCAAACCCGGCCTGAAAGTTTACTTGCACGATTTTATTGTGACCCGCATGGCCCCCCGGCAGGAACCGGCCGCGAATTGTAACCTGAACGTTATTTTTGAAAATCCCCACCTGCGTGTTTTTAACAAGGGAGCCCCGCTACCTGTTCATCCGAGTGGCCGGTATTTTCAAAACAGCATGACCGAAATTTTAAAAAAGAAATACCCGGGCGAAACCCCGAGACCGGTTCAGCGTCTTGATGCGATGACCACAGGGGTAACCGTTTTCGCAAAGACGAGAAAAGCGGCCCGGTATTTAATGAAAGCCCTTCAAAATAAAAAAATTGAGAAGGAATACTGGGCATTGGTTGAAGGTGTGCCAGCTCAGAATAATTTTATTGTGGACCTGCCCATCGGCAAGGTGTACGGTTCCGCCAGAAGCTGCGAACCGGATGCGATGAACAAAAAACCGGCACAAACACGCGTTGAATGGATTGCAAGCCGCGATGGAAAATCCCTGTTGCGGGTAATTCCTCTCACAGGAAGAACAAACCAGATTCGGGTCCATCTGGCAGCTTGTGGTTTGCCTATTACCAACGACGGCGTTTATGGTTCACATCTGAAATCAGAAGCCGAGGGTCTTGGATTGCATGCATATCGGATGCGGTTCAATTGTCTGGGCAGAAACTACCAATTCAAGGCTCCCCTGCCGGGGCATTTGATGGACTTTAATGAATACGTCTACGATCGGTTATCCTGA
- a CDS encoding transcriptional regulator, which translates to MNTSTIGYPETNETIAGTGLFARARNRFWLAPMAGITHAPYRQLMDEQGAGVIISELVSTKGLRYGSVKTVQMIRVHENPETIIGIQLFGEEALDYIAVTDQVAQAGADFIDINLGCPVKKVVKKGCGAALMRDPLHLEKFLSQIRKNICLPLTVKMRTGWNQKELNIRDCVKAAENAGCEWVAIHGRTREQAYAGKADWELIADVKQGASIPIIGNGDIRSAEKAQTLLEETGVDAVMIGRGALRNPWIFRQCLGETINGFSLAAPLLHRYRDLLATTFDNRLKAMFLRKQAMWLAHGYPGAAQFRRGVFQLPTADEVIALAEEFFNSVAHLPTPVFEESEAFMMGGHG; encoded by the coding sequence ATGAATACGTCTACGATCGGTTATCCTGAAACTAATGAAACAATAGCGGGAACGGGGTTATTCGCGCGTGCCCGCAACCGTTTCTGGCTTGCGCCCATGGCCGGGATCACCCATGCGCCTTACCGGCAGTTAATGGATGAGCAGGGAGCCGGGGTTATCATTTCGGAACTGGTTTCGACCAAGGGTTTAAGGTACGGGTCGGTTAAAACAGTTCAAATGATCCGGGTGCACGAAAACCCCGAAACAATAATTGGAATCCAGTTGTTTGGTGAAGAGGCGCTCGATTACATCGCGGTTACGGATCAGGTGGCGCAGGCGGGGGCAGACTTCATCGATATCAATCTGGGTTGTCCCGTCAAAAAAGTGGTGAAAAAGGGTTGCGGAGCCGCCTTGATGCGCGACCCGTTACATTTGGAAAAGTTCCTATCGCAAATCAGGAAAAATATCTGCTTGCCGCTCACGGTCAAGATGCGTACCGGCTGGAATCAAAAAGAATTGAACATAAGGGATTGTGTCAAGGCAGCAGAAAATGCTGGATGCGAATGGGTGGCCATTCACGGTCGTACCCGTGAGCAGGCTTATGCGGGAAAAGCGGACTGGGAACTGATCGCAGACGTGAAGCAGGGAGCCTCAATTCCCATCATTGGCAACGGGGACATCCGAAGTGCTGAAAAGGCGCAAACCCTGTTGGAAGAAACAGGAGTTGACGCCGTGATGATTGGGCGTGGGGCATTGCGAAACCCCTGGATTTTTCGACAATGCCTCGGTGAAACCATTAACGGATTTTCATTGGCGGCACCGCTGCTCCACAGGTATCGTGATTTACTGGCGACGACATTTGATAACCGGCTCAAGGCAATGTTCCTGAGGAAACAGGCCATGTGGCTGGCCCATGGCTATCCCGGTGCTGCTCAATTCCGGCGAGGTGTTTTTCAATTGCCAACAGCGGATGAAGTGATTGCGTTGGCAGAAGAATTTTTTAATTCGGTGGCTCATCTTCCGACACCGGTTTTTGAGGAATCGGAAGCGTTTATGATGGGCGGTCATGGTTGA